A single Rubrivivax gelatinosus IL144 DNA region contains:
- a CDS encoding 2-isopropylmalate synthase yields the protein MLQTPETKYRPYPAPVMADRRWPSQTLTQAPVWLSTDLRDGNQALFEPMNAERKLRLFELLVGVGFKEIEVGFPAASASDHAFVRRLIDEQRLPADVTPMVMTQAREDLLVRTVESLRGARRAIVHLYNATAPLWRRVVFGMGVDEVLAFVDRHVRLLRTLTDAAPETEWVLQYSPETFCMTEPEVSLAACTAALEAWDAGPGRPVILNLPTTVEVATPNVFADQIEWMHRRLPRRQHVVLSIHPHNDRGTGVACAELALLAGAQRVEGTLFGNGERSGNVDLVTLALNLYALGVAPGLDFSDIGHVAREVEACTGLPLHPRHPYAGDLVFTAFSGSHQDAIRKGMAAQEPGGLWQVPYLPVDPQDLGRTYDGLIRVNSQSGKGGIAWLMERHHGLAMPRRMQVEFSSVVQAHADAAEAEVDADTLWQLFDAAYLAPTAAGGALAWHGHALAAVPGGVEISLDVTGADGSARRLVGRGAGPVDAAAQAVRSASGIALEIVHFEERSIGGGSDAQAWALVEAAAPGVAGTRFGAGRHADIATAGVLAVLSAAARLGAAG from the coding sequence ATGCTGCAAACCCCCGAGACCAAGTACCGCCCCTATCCCGCCCCCGTGATGGCCGACCGCCGCTGGCCGTCGCAGACGCTCACCCAGGCGCCCGTCTGGCTGTCCACCGACCTGCGCGACGGCAACCAGGCGCTGTTCGAGCCGATGAACGCCGAGCGCAAGCTGCGCCTGTTCGAGCTGCTGGTCGGCGTCGGCTTCAAGGAGATCGAGGTCGGCTTCCCGGCCGCGTCGGCCAGCGACCACGCCTTCGTGCGCCGCCTGATCGACGAGCAGCGCCTGCCCGCCGACGTGACGCCGATGGTGATGACCCAGGCGCGCGAAGACCTGCTGGTGCGCACCGTCGAGTCGCTGCGCGGCGCGCGCCGCGCCATCGTGCACCTCTACAACGCCACCGCGCCGCTGTGGCGCCGCGTCGTCTTCGGCATGGGCGTGGACGAGGTGCTGGCCTTCGTCGACCGCCACGTGCGCCTGCTGCGCACGCTGACCGACGCCGCGCCCGAGACCGAATGGGTGCTGCAGTACTCGCCCGAGACCTTCTGCATGACCGAGCCCGAGGTCTCGCTGGCCGCCTGCACCGCGGCGCTGGAAGCCTGGGACGCCGGCCCCGGCCGCCCGGTGATTCTGAACCTGCCGACGACGGTGGAAGTGGCCACGCCCAACGTCTTCGCCGACCAGATCGAGTGGATGCACCGGCGCCTGCCGCGCCGCCAGCACGTCGTGCTGTCGATCCACCCGCACAACGACCGCGGCACCGGCGTGGCCTGCGCCGAACTGGCGCTGCTGGCCGGCGCGCAGCGTGTCGAGGGCACGCTGTTCGGCAACGGCGAGCGCAGCGGCAACGTCGACCTGGTGACGCTGGCGCTGAACCTCTACGCGCTGGGCGTGGCGCCGGGGCTGGACTTCTCGGACATCGGCCACGTCGCGCGCGAGGTCGAGGCCTGCACCGGCCTGCCGCTGCACCCGCGCCACCCGTACGCCGGCGACCTCGTCTTCACGGCCTTCTCGGGCTCGCACCAGGACGCCATCCGCAAGGGCATGGCGGCGCAGGAGCCGGGCGGCCTGTGGCAGGTGCCCTACCTGCCGGTGGACCCGCAGGACCTGGGCCGCACCTACGACGGCCTGATCCGCGTGAACAGCCAGTCGGGCAAGGGCGGCATCGCCTGGCTGATGGAGCGCCACCACGGCCTGGCGATGCCGCGCCGGATGCAGGTGGAGTTCAGCAGCGTCGTGCAGGCGCACGCCGACGCCGCCGAAGCCGAGGTCGACGCCGACACGCTGTGGCAGCTGTTCGACGCCGCCTACCTGGCGCCGACGGCCGCCGGCGGCGCGCTGGCCTGGCACGGCCATGCACTGGCGGCAGTGCCGGGCGGCGTCGAGATCAGCCTGGACGTCACCGGCGCCGACGGCAGCGCGCGCCGCCTCGTCGGCCGCGGCGCCGGCCCGGTGGACGCGGCGGCGCAGGCGGTGCGCAGCGCCTCCGGCATCGCGCTGGAGATCGTGCACTTCGAGGAGCGTTCGATCGGCGGCGGCTCCGACGCCCAGGCCTGGGCGCTGGTCGAGGCCGCCGCGCCGGGCGTGGCCGGCACCCGCTTCGGCGCCGGGCGCCACGCCGACATCGCCACTGCCGGCGTGCTGGCGGTGCTCAGCGCGGCGGCGCGGCTGGGGGCGGCGGGCTAG
- a CDS encoding AbiTii domain-containing protein — MSLIHDIQAAAIAQNSDIPTLLRMCKLLAARISHTEFAEWVDRELNGYPRVEDLPDYRVVRVDSYGSFIGSFSRADKLQIPVSILPEELQDSFRHAYMGSGISAYTDLVSNNKSGSAQEAWPVSLAVHHASKITPGMQCVSAWKEIPIGAIVRLMDSVKTRVLGFAIDLEREAPNAGELPIGSAPPLTRERMTQIFNTNIHGNVGNIANASTGVNQSSAQSIEAGDWPMLQKRLIELGINIEDANSLRDDLDRARASTSPDQKTTTLSTWLGRLVGKAASGASGVGIEIASAGIAKALAMYLGINGGP; from the coding sequence ATGTCACTAATCCACGACATTCAAGCTGCTGCGATAGCACAAAACTCCGACATCCCAACCTTGCTACGGATGTGCAAGCTCCTGGCTGCTCGCATCTCGCACACGGAGTTTGCTGAATGGGTGGACAGGGAGTTAAACGGCTATCCTCGGGTTGAAGATCTTCCCGACTATCGTGTTGTTCGTGTCGATTCCTACGGCTCATTCATTGGCTCCTTTTCAAGAGCCGACAAGCTTCAAATACCCGTCTCCATCCTGCCTGAGGAGCTCCAAGACTCGTTTAGGCATGCATACATGGGTAGCGGCATCAGCGCGTACACGGACTTGGTGTCAAACAACAAGTCAGGCTCCGCTCAAGAAGCCTGGCCTGTTTCCCTGGCTGTGCATCACGCCTCCAAGATAACTCCAGGCATGCAGTGTGTTTCGGCATGGAAAGAAATACCCATTGGCGCAATCGTTCGTTTGATGGACTCCGTTAAAACCAGAGTTCTTGGTTTTGCAATCGATCTTGAGCGCGAAGCCCCAAATGCAGGCGAACTTCCAATCGGTAGCGCACCTCCACTAACCAGAGAAAGAATGACCCAGATTTTTAATACCAACATACATGGCAATGTCGGCAACATCGCAAATGCCAGCACAGGAGTCAACCAGTCCTCCGCACAATCAATCGAAGCCGGAGACTGGCCGATGCTCCAAAAGCGGCTAATCGAACTAGGCATAAATATCGAAGACGCGAACAGCCTGAGAGATGACCTCGACCGAGCACGCGCTTCTACGTCACCTGACCAGAAAACAACGACCTTAAGCACTTGGCTTGGCCGCTTGGTAGGGAAGGCGGCGTCTGGCGCATCTGGGGTCGGCATCGAGATAGCATCTGCAGGAATTGCCAAGGCATTAGCTATGTATCTTGGCATAAATGGCGGGCCTTAA
- a CDS encoding ApeA N-terminal domain 1-containing protein, translating into MPRLPLHEEFTRHSEWYQPDRPHIHVPGSLAFSPDHIRLDLNDAFSAIDGDVSIADPVTTYPALHGASTKGELLTLLRAARASVGLSFGPAGVRQPETVTSSWLVVGAHVRADETYRSLTFFIPGLAAWLGQTPINCSYVHAEGEQAYSEHIVRTPQKPEATRVDTSSMTVRWGAGTSSSINVFERVHIDVLGWIEIVPDHPQSLEWFFEQYEKLSAMLTILAGDSIPAESITLRLTDSDYSAELLVCMKPAKYCRLRHPGDFYFPRNFTKIPLSELVQRWFQEIDSVLVPSQLAVSTLNSSGLWLHVKFLSLIQVLEGFHRGRFAGEYLDAEAYDAIKAALNSALPKTLASDHKDSLRSRIRYGNQLSLSRRLTELASLLGDDVSIRVFGVSTKIPRAWIDTRNYFTHWDKDLLSNTLEGQALYNATVRMEHFVRALFLTLSGVECTEITKAIDHTSQCAQQLAQVNIIERHKADPSQPKGTLYTVRTKPVTDNQQSQKPERSIPPE; encoded by the coding sequence ATGCCCAGACTGCCCCTACACGAAGAGTTCACGCGCCACAGCGAGTGGTACCAGCCCGATCGGCCACACATCCATGTGCCGGGAAGCCTCGCCTTTTCGCCTGATCACATCAGACTTGATCTCAACGATGCCTTCAGCGCGATCGATGGTGATGTGTCAATCGCGGACCCTGTCACTACTTACCCTGCACTGCACGGAGCTTCCACGAAGGGAGAACTGCTCACGCTTCTTCGTGCAGCGCGTGCCTCAGTAGGCCTGAGTTTCGGCCCAGCTGGAGTTCGTCAGCCCGAGACTGTTACATCCTCCTGGCTCGTCGTAGGCGCACACGTGCGCGCTGACGAGACCTATCGCTCTCTCACGTTCTTCATTCCCGGATTAGCTGCATGGCTCGGCCAGACGCCCATCAACTGCTCGTATGTTCACGCTGAGGGCGAACAGGCCTACTCAGAGCACATAGTTCGAACCCCTCAGAAGCCGGAAGCTACGCGCGTTGACACGAGCAGCATGACGGTGCGCTGGGGCGCCGGAACAAGTTCAAGCATCAATGTCTTTGAGCGTGTGCACATCGATGTGCTCGGCTGGATCGAAATCGTACCCGACCATCCTCAGTCGTTGGAGTGGTTCTTCGAGCAGTACGAAAAGCTATCGGCCATGCTTACCATTCTGGCGGGAGATTCAATTCCAGCGGAGAGCATCACTCTGCGATTAACAGACTCTGACTACAGTGCCGAGCTTTTGGTTTGCATGAAGCCAGCCAAGTACTGCCGACTGCGGCACCCAGGAGACTTCTACTTCCCTCGTAATTTCACAAAAATTCCCCTCTCCGAACTCGTTCAGAGATGGTTTCAAGAAATTGACTCAGTGCTTGTCCCCAGCCAACTTGCTGTAAGTACTCTAAACTCATCCGGGCTCTGGTTGCATGTCAAGTTCTTGTCTTTGATCCAAGTTCTTGAAGGATTTCACAGAGGGAGATTCGCCGGCGAATATCTAGATGCGGAAGCGTATGACGCAATAAAGGCAGCACTAAATAGTGCATTGCCTAAAACTCTTGCGAGTGACCACAAGGACTCCCTCCGATCTAGGATCCGCTACGGCAATCAGCTCTCACTCAGCAGAAGACTAACAGAACTAGCGAGCCTGCTAGGAGATGACGTCTCCATAAGAGTTTTTGGGGTTTCCACCAAAATACCAAGAGCCTGGATTGACACCAGGAACTACTTCACGCACTGGGACAAAGATCTCCTTTCAAACACGCTTGAAGGACAGGCTCTGTATAACGCAACGGTTCGAATGGAACACTTCGTTCGAGCCCTCTTCCTGACCTTGTCAGGAGTCGAGTGCACTGAAATTACCAAGGCAATCGATCACACAAGTCAATGCGCACAGCAATTGGCTCAAGTCAACATCATAGAAAGACACAAGGCGGATCCTTCGCAACCGAAAGGCACCTTATACACGGTTCGAACGAAACCTGTGACGGACAATCAACAGAGTCAAAAGCCCGAGCGCTCGATACCTCCTGAGTGA